A single region of the Pararhodospirillum photometricum DSM 122 genome encodes:
- the hypC gene encoding HypC/HybG/HupF family hydrogenase formation chaperone has translation MCLGVPLRVEQLEEDGAFGLARERGGSVQRLDLRLVAPVTAGQWVLSFAGAARSLLSDEEARQVADALEALEAVMRGENVDHLFADLVNREPTLPPGLLPPEPPPVAPRDSVRAVLAQVGAALRADVPLRLDLAALDPPAHALLGEILGAGDIAGTVSDDAGRVVTRLQESILPGVWRLEEEGRPVLEVGDCPGVVRREGQDGSALPLPPGDAGMARAVVSELAAAQERLGAQAVGEAPHTVVLSRQPLGQGDLAALAEALGPGRLTLQVRGSLPSRLVSTARRHVWQREHYHLDGRLFLHTLEVGDVPEAFRAYPEDRADAAQRLETLMDAALS, from the coding sequence ATGTGCCTAGGCGTCCCCCTGCGGGTGGAGCAGTTGGAAGAGGACGGGGCGTTCGGCCTTGCCCGCGAGCGCGGCGGCAGCGTGCAGCGCCTCGACCTTCGGCTCGTGGCGCCGGTTACGGCCGGCCAGTGGGTGCTGTCCTTCGCCGGCGCGGCGCGCAGCCTGCTCAGTGACGAGGAGGCGCGCCAAGTCGCCGACGCCTTGGAAGCCCTGGAGGCCGTGATGCGTGGCGAGAACGTCGATCACCTGTTTGCCGATCTGGTCAACCGGGAGCCCACGCTGCCGCCCGGCCTGTTGCCGCCCGAGCCGCCTCCGGTCGCGCCTCGCGACAGCGTGCGCGCCGTGCTGGCCCAGGTCGGCGCGGCCTTGCGTGCCGATGTGCCGCTGCGCCTTGATCTTGCGGCCCTCGACCCTCCGGCCCACGCCCTGCTGGGCGAGATCCTGGGGGCCGGGGACATTGCCGGTACCGTGAGCGACGACGCGGGCCGGGTTGTCACCCGCCTCCAAGAATCGATTCTGCCCGGAGTCTGGCGCCTGGAAGAGGAGGGGCGCCCGGTGCTGGAGGTCGGTGACTGCCCGGGCGTGGTACGGCGCGAAGGTCAGGACGGCTCTGCCCTGCCCCTGCCCCCCGGGGACGCCGGGATGGCGCGGGCCGTGGTGAGCGAATTGGCCGCCGCGCAGGAACGGCTGGGGGCCCAGGCGGTGGGCGAGGCGCCCCATACGGTGGTGCTGTCGCGCCAGCCCTTGGGCCAAGGCGATCTGGCGGCGCTGGCCGAGGCGTTGGGGCCGGGACGGCTCACCCTTCAGGTCCGGGGCAGCTTGCCGTCGCGCCTCGTGTCCACGGCCCGGCGCCACGTGTGGCAGCGCGAGCATTACCACCTGGATGGCCGGTTGTTTCTTCACACCCTGGAGGTTGGCGACGTGCCCGAAGCTTTCCGCGCCTACCCCGAGGATCGCGCCGACGCCGCCCAGCGCTTGGAGACCCTGATGGACGCCGCCCTTTCATGA
- a CDS encoding HyaD/HybD family hydrogenase maturation endopeptidase — translation MISPAGTALDAEGPCEVLVLGIGNLLWADEGFGVRCVERLACLYEMAPGVRLMDGGTQGLYLVQYVTTARRLIVFDAIDYDQPPGTLRVVHGDAVPRFMGCRKMSLHQTGFQDVLAAADLLGSVPEAMALIGVQAEHLDDWGGPLRPSVAACLEPALDEAVALLAAWGFPCRRRAQPLPHSALLDPSLERTPFERAPLGGGSGAWGNGEGL, via the coding sequence GTGATCTCTCCCGCTGGGACAGCCCTGGACGCCGAGGGGCCGTGCGAGGTCTTGGTGCTGGGTATTGGCAACCTGCTGTGGGCCGACGAGGGCTTCGGCGTGCGCTGCGTCGAGCGTTTGGCCTGTCTCTACGAGATGGCTCCCGGGGTGCGCCTGATGGATGGCGGCACCCAGGGGCTCTATCTGGTGCAGTACGTGACCACCGCTCGGCGGCTGATCGTGTTCGATGCCATCGACTATGACCAGCCGCCCGGGACCTTGCGCGTTGTTCACGGCGACGCGGTGCCGCGCTTCATGGGCTGTCGCAAGATGAGCCTGCATCAAACCGGCTTCCAAGACGTGCTGGCGGCGGCCGACCTGTTGGGCTCGGTGCCCGAGGCCATGGCCCTGATCGGGGTCCAGGCCGAGCACCTCGACGACTGGGGCGGCCCCTTGCGCCCCAGCGTCGCCGCCTGCTTGGAGCCGGCCCTGGACGAGGCGGTGGCCTTGCTGGCGGCGTGGGGGTTTCCCTGCCGGCGCCGGGCCCAGCCTTTGCCCCACAGTGCCTTGCTCGACCCCAGCTTGGAGCGCACGCCGTTTGAGCGCGCGCCTCTGGGCGGGGGGAGCGGGGCCTGGGGGAACGGGGAGGGTTTGTAA
- the cybH gene encoding Ni/Fe-hydrogenase, b-type cytochrome subunit, which produces MSLETNEATPDLMAGVRRNASVYIYEAPVRLWHWVNAACVVILALTGYVMGNPPISLHGEASDSFVFGFIRAIHFSAAYVFAIFFFFRVYWAFVGNKYARQIFVLPVWQKSFWVEVRIELEWYLFLRKYPKKYMGHNPMAHIIMFFLTTLLSLFMIFTGFALYSQGTGNESWQAAVFQWVFLIFPNSQDVHMIHRMGMWLFIVYSIAHIYAALREDIMSRQSMLSTMISGRRMFKDDLP; this is translated from the coding sequence ATGAGTTTGGAGACCAATGAGGCGACCCCGGACCTGATGGCGGGGGTTCGCCGCAATGCCTCGGTGTATATTTATGAAGCGCCGGTGCGGCTCTGGCATTGGGTCAACGCGGCTTGTGTGGTTATTTTGGCCTTGACCGGGTATGTCATGGGCAATCCGCCGATCAGCTTGCATGGCGAGGCCAGCGACAGCTTTGTCTTTGGCTTTATTCGGGCCATCCACTTCTCGGCAGCGTATGTCTTTGCCATCTTTTTCTTCTTCCGGGTCTACTGGGCTTTTGTTGGGAATAAGTATGCCCGGCAGATCTTCGTTCTTCCCGTGTGGCAAAAGAGCTTTTGGGTTGAGGTTCGGATTGAGTTGGAGTGGTATCTGTTTTTGCGGAAGTATCCGAAAAAGTACATGGGCCACAACCCCATGGCTCACATCATCATGTTCTTCCTGACCACCCTTCTCAGCCTGTTCATGATCTTTACCGGGTTTGCTCTTTATAGTCAGGGCACCGGCAATGAGAGTTGGCAGGCGGCTGTGTTCCAGTGGGTTTTCCTGATTTTTCCCAACTCTCAGGATGTCCACATGATTCATCGCATGGGGATGTGGTTATTCATCGTCTATTCGATTGCCCATATCTATGCGGCTTTGCGTGAGGACATCATGAGCCGCCAATCCATGCTGTCCACGATGATCAGTGGTCGGCGCATGTTCAAGGATGACCTGCCGTGA
- a CDS encoding hydrogenase small subunit, producing MTEPIETFYEVIRRQGISRRSFMQFCALTAASLGLDAAGASSIANALETKPRVPVIWLHGLECTCCTESFIRSSHPLAKDVVLSMISLDYDDTIMAAAGHQAEAILTETREKYAGRYILAVEGNPPLANDGLYCFPGGRPFVETLKEMAEGAMAVVAWGSCASWGCVQAAKPNPTQAVSIDKVISGKPIIKVPGCPPIAEVMTALLAFITTFERLPQLDLLGRPKMFYSNRIHDKCYRRPHYDAGQFVEAWDDAGARQGYCLYKMGCKGPTTYNACSTTRWNEGTSFPIQSGHGCLGCSEDNFWDKGSFYDRITPVMPFGVEVTADEVGVATVSAVSAGLAIHAALTGVKRLREENDNKS from the coding sequence GTGACGGAACCGATCGAGACCTTTTACGAGGTCATCCGGCGCCAGGGGATTTCCCGGCGCAGTTTTATGCAGTTCTGTGCCCTGACGGCCGCAAGCCTGGGCCTGGACGCCGCCGGGGCAAGCTCGATCGCCAACGCCTTGGAAACCAAGCCGCGCGTGCCAGTCATCTGGCTGCACGGCCTGGAGTGTACGTGCTGCACCGAGAGCTTCATCCGCTCCAGCCACCCGCTGGCCAAGGATGTGGTGCTCTCCATGATCTCGCTCGACTACGACGACACCATCATGGCGGCGGCCGGGCATCAGGCCGAGGCGATTTTGACGGAAACCCGCGAGAAATACGCCGGGCGCTACATTCTGGCGGTGGAAGGCAATCCCCCCCTGGCCAACGACGGCCTGTATTGCTTCCCCGGGGGGCGGCCGTTTGTCGAAACCCTGAAGGAGATGGCCGAGGGCGCCATGGCGGTGGTTGCCTGGGGCTCGTGCGCGTCGTGGGGCTGCGTCCAGGCGGCCAAGCCCAACCCGACCCAGGCGGTGTCCATCGACAAGGTGATTTCCGGCAAGCCGATCATCAAGGTGCCGGGCTGCCCGCCGATCGCCGAGGTGATGACCGCCTTGCTGGCCTTCATCACCACCTTCGAGCGCCTGCCCCAGCTCGACCTGCTGGGCCGGCCCAAGATGTTCTATTCCAACCGCATCCACGACAAATGCTATCGCCGGCCCCACTACGACGCCGGCCAGTTTGTCGAGGCCTGGGACGATGCCGGCGCCCGCCAGGGCTATTGCCTTTATAAAATGGGGTGCAAGGGTCCCACGACCTACAACGCCTGTTCCACTACCCGCTGGAACGAGGGCACCAGTTTCCCCATCCAGTCGGGCCACGGCTGCCTGGGCTGTTCCGAGGACAACTTCTGGGACAAGGGCTCGTTCTACGACCGCATCACCCCGGTCATGCCGTTTGGCGTCGAGGTGACGGCGGATGAGGTCGGCGTGGCCACGGTCAGTGCCGTGTCGGCGGGTCTGGCGATCCATGCCGCGCTGACCGGCGTCAAGCGCCTGCGCGAAGAAAACGACAACAAGAGCTAA
- the rquA gene encoding rhodoquinone biosynthesis methyltransferase RquA yields the protein MNRPERALSPLGEEVDAFVSPMSKGVEASEDEALLPEYLRRVYTWAYLNPRHMRLLDRHLVVSVILWGNADRLMDQAYKEFSAGQEVLLPACVYGPFSRNLANVVGPKGYLEVRDIAPVQIAHTRPKLAGLSQARLVCANAADPVGRDFDGVCCFFLLHEVPDDWKKRVVDSLLAAVRPGGKAVFVDYHKPAAWHPLKPIMIGVFKTLEPYAMGLWDVEISDFAEERDAFTWTKETFFGGLYQKVVAVRR from the coding sequence ATGAACAGGCCCGAAAGAGCCCTCAGCCCGTTGGGCGAGGAAGTAGACGCCTTTGTTTCCCCCATGTCCAAAGGCGTCGAGGCCTCCGAGGACGAGGCCCTTTTGCCGGAGTATCTCCGCCGGGTCTATACCTGGGCCTACCTGAACCCCCGTCACATGCGCTTGCTCGACCGTCATTTGGTGGTTTCGGTGATCTTGTGGGGCAACGCCGACCGCTTGATGGATCAGGCCTATAAGGAATTCTCGGCCGGTCAGGAAGTGTTGCTGCCGGCCTGTGTTTATGGCCCGTTCTCGCGCAATCTTGCTAATGTTGTTGGCCCCAAAGGCTATCTGGAAGTGCGCGATATCGCCCCGGTCCAGATTGCCCACACCCGCCCCAAGCTGGCCGGTCTGTCCCAGGCGCGGCTGGTGTGCGCCAATGCCGCTGATCCGGTGGGCCGTGATTTCGATGGCGTGTGCTGCTTCTTCCTGCTGCACGAAGTGCCCGACGACTGGAAGAAGCGCGTGGTGGACTCCTTGTTGGCGGCCGTGCGACCGGGTGGCAAGGCGGTGTTCGTCGATTATCACAAACCGGCCGCTTGGCACCCGCTCAAGCCCATCATGATCGGCGTGTTCAAGACCCTGGAGCCCTATGCCATGGGCCTGTGGGATGTGGAGATCAGCGACTTCGCCGAAGAGCGCGATGCCTTCACCTGGACCAAGGAAACCTTCTTTGGCGGTCTCTACCAGAAGGTCGTGGCTGTCCGCCGCTAA
- a CDS encoding type II toxin-antitoxin system RatA family toxin, with protein MARYHAERPVPFSADQMFDLVADVERYPEFVPWWTAARVTHTTPTLYHTTQSMGLGPVHLTFASETHLRRPERIHVTATGGGVRTLVLTWQFTPRPQGCLTRLDMTLEMTSPALDLLVGRLSREAARTLVEAFERRARAVYPRHGRLARPGLTRP; from the coding sequence ATGGCCCGTTATCATGCCGAGCGCCCCGTGCCGTTTAGCGCCGACCAGATGTTCGACCTCGTGGCTGATGTGGAGCGCTATCCCGAGTTCGTGCCCTGGTGGACGGCGGCCCGGGTCACGCACACCACGCCCACGCTCTACCACACGACCCAGAGTATGGGGCTGGGGCCGGTGCACCTGACGTTTGCCTCCGAGACGCACCTGCGCCGGCCCGAGCGGATTCATGTCACGGCCACGGGGGGCGGGGTGCGCACCTTGGTGCTGACGTGGCAATTCACGCCCCGGCCCCAGGGCTGCCTGACCCGGCTTGACATGACGTTGGAAATGACCTCCCCGGCCCTTGATCTCTTGGTCGGGCGTCTTTCGCGCGAGGCCGCTCGCACTTTGGTCGAGGCCTTCGAGCGTCGGGCGCGGGCTGTGTACCCACGGCATGGCCGCCTTGCCCGCCCGGGGCTCACCCGCCCTTGA
- a CDS encoding response regulator has protein sequence MKLLIADDHELFRDGLRLILGELDPSLDVVEARSFDEALTRAEEAGEVPFDLMLLDLVMPGLPWTDGLSALRAVAPDTPLVVLSANEERDLVLQAVHLGAVGFISKAASSKVILGALNLVLSGGMYLPPALLETLPARGQPDPEPDPVVSPLTPRQREVLALIGQGKSNKEIARVLTLSEGTVKLHVTAILKALGVSNRTGAVIAAQRLGLNG, from the coding sequence GTGAAACTGTTGATCGCCGATGACCACGAGTTGTTCCGGGACGGCTTGCGCCTGATTTTAGGCGAGCTCGACCCCTCTTTGGACGTGGTTGAGGCGCGCTCGTTCGACGAGGCCCTGACCCGTGCCGAGGAAGCCGGGGAGGTCCCGTTCGACCTCATGCTCCTTGATCTCGTCATGCCCGGTCTGCCCTGGACCGACGGGCTGTCGGCCTTGCGAGCCGTGGCCCCCGACACCCCCTTGGTGGTGCTCTCGGCCAACGAGGAGCGCGATTTGGTGTTGCAGGCCGTTCACCTGGGAGCGGTCGGCTTCATCAGCAAGGCCGCGAGCAGCAAGGTGATCCTGGGGGCCTTGAATCTGGTGCTCTCGGGGGGCATGTACCTGCCGCCGGCCCTGCTGGAAACCCTGCCCGCGCGCGGCCAGCCCGACCCCGAGCCCGATCCGGTCGTCTCGCCGCTGACCCCGCGCCAGCGCGAGGTCCTTGCCCTCATCGGCCAGGGCAAATCCAACAAGGAGATCGCTCGGGTCCTGACCTTGTCGGAAGGAACGGTCAAGTTGCATGTGACCGCCATTTTGAAGGCGCTTGGGGTCTCCAACCGCACCGGGGCGGTCATCGCCGCCCAGCGCCTGGGGCTCAACGGATAA
- a CDS encoding bifunctional diguanylate cyclase/phosphodiesterase has protein sequence MNETKQDPLGRRGDPVKTGSGRTGWFGPLLSPPRPGPTPPACLETPTPPPGRRDWSALLDSLDIALQPVVSLSSGRAVGFEALIRGAEGFADARELFDEAWRIAVLEGSPALPRELELHAWDVAMARFGTLTPDQRGDARLYLNLDPRLLPQADALASALDTLRQRHGLPAVSLALEISERLPMPDYGAVEATLDRVGALIHRLRPRVGKVALDDFGVGFASLPLLRSVKPDLVKIDRFFVQGTAHDQARKLFLSNMANVCRLMGIQIVAKGVETLEDFHGARDAGCDQAQGCLLACPETDSTRLQGYYPLVLEINAAEQRRLGGDQHLVAAQISTLAPLVCPSPMAVVFERFRQEKSRTFFPVVDATGDPLGIVREVDLKDYTYSLYGKELINNKSLGLGLQDFITRCPTVDITTRAEKILEAFSANSRTEGLIITEDGRYRGFLTASSLLRIINEKNLAAARDQNPLTRLAGNAAINTFLGEALAETDTSLSLAYIDFDNFKPFNDKYGFRQGDRAILLFADLMRTRLDTEGMFMGHIGGDDFFAAFRGLEESAAEAHVRALTAKFESDVASFYDEATRLQGHIIARDRHGIERQMPLLGASAAVVHLPPGHATRDIDAISGLIAALKKEAKLSPDRLAVATVTLRP, from the coding sequence ATGAACGAGACAAAACAAGACCCCCTGGGGCGCCGGGGGGATCCGGTCAAGACAGGGAGCGGACGCACGGGGTGGTTTGGCCCCTTGCTGTCGCCGCCCCGGCCGGGTCCAACACCGCCCGCCTGTTTGGAAACGCCGACCCCACCCCCAGGGCGGCGCGACTGGTCGGCTTTGCTCGACAGTCTCGACATCGCCTTGCAACCTGTGGTCAGTCTGTCGAGTGGCCGGGCGGTGGGCTTCGAGGCCCTGATCCGCGGCGCCGAGGGCTTTGCCGATGCCCGCGAATTGTTTGACGAGGCGTGGCGGATCGCCGTTTTGGAGGGGTCGCCCGCCCTGCCGCGCGAGTTGGAACTGCACGCCTGGGACGTGGCAATGGCCCGCTTTGGCACCCTGACCCCGGATCAGCGCGGCGATGCCCGGCTCTATCTTAATCTCGATCCCCGCTTATTGCCGCAAGCCGACGCCCTGGCCAGCGCACTCGATACCTTGCGTCAGCGCCATGGCCTGCCCGCCGTGAGCTTGGCGCTGGAAATCAGCGAACGTCTGCCCATGCCCGATTACGGCGCGGTCGAGGCCACCTTGGACCGGGTGGGCGCCCTGATTCACCGCTTGCGCCCGCGCGTGGGCAAGGTGGCGCTCGACGACTTCGGGGTGGGGTTCGCCAGCCTGCCCCTGCTGCGCTCGGTGAAGCCCGATTTGGTCAAGATCGACCGTTTTTTTGTCCAGGGCACCGCCCACGATCAGGCGCGCAAGCTGTTTTTGTCGAACATGGCCAACGTCTGTCGGCTGATGGGCATCCAGATCGTGGCCAAGGGAGTGGAAACCCTGGAGGATTTCCACGGGGCGCGGGATGCGGGGTGCGATCAGGCCCAGGGCTGTTTGCTGGCGTGCCCCGAGACCGATTCCACGCGCCTACAGGGCTATTATCCCTTGGTGCTGGAGATCAACGCCGCCGAGCAGCGTCGCCTGGGGGGCGACCAGCATCTGGTGGCCGCCCAGATTTCCACCCTGGCCCCCTTGGTTTGCCCCTCGCCGATGGCCGTGGTGTTCGAGCGTTTTCGTCAGGAAAAAAGCCGGACGTTCTTCCCGGTGGTGGATGCAACCGGCGATCCCTTGGGGATCGTGCGTGAGGTCGATCTCAAGGACTATACCTATTCCTTGTATGGCAAGGAGTTGATCAACAACAAGTCCCTGGGGCTGGGCTTGCAGGACTTTATCACCCGCTGTCCCACGGTGGACATTACCACCCGGGCCGAGAAGATTCTGGAGGCGTTTTCGGCCAACAGCCGGACCGAGGGCCTGATCATTACCGAGGACGGGCGCTACCGGGGCTTTTTGACCGCCTCGTCCTTGCTGCGCATTATCAATGAAAAGAACTTAGCGGCGGCCCGCGACCAAAACCCCCTCACCCGGTTGGCCGGCAATGCCGCCATCAACACCTTTTTGGGCGAGGCGCTGGCCGAGACCGACACGTCCTTGTCCCTGGCGTACATTGATTTCGACAACTTCAAACCGTTCAACGACAAATACGGCTTTCGCCAGGGCGACCGGGCGATCTTGCTGTTTGCCGATTTGATGCGCACGCGGCTCGATACCGAAGGCATGTTTATGGGCCATATCGGCGGCGACGACTTTTTCGCGGCCTTTCGGGGCCTGGAAGAAAGCGCGGCCGAGGCGCATGTGCGGGCGCTGACCGCCAAGTTTGAAAGCGACGTGGCCAGCTTCTATGACGAGGCGACCCGACTTCAGGGCCATATCATCGCCCGCGACCGCCACGGCATCGAGCGCCAGATGCCCCTTCTGGGGGCCAGCGCGGCGGTGGTTCATTTGCCCCCCGGGCATGCGACACGCGATATTGATGCAATTAGCGGATTGATCGCCGCCTTAAAGAAAGAGGCGAAGCTCTCTCCCGACCGCTTGGCCGTGGCAACGGTAACCCTGCGCCCTTGA
- the holA gene encoding DNA polymerase III subunit delta — protein sequence MKLTGAAVQAFLKNPDPQIRVVLVYGPDEGLVRERLDQLLRTVVDDPGDPFRVCELGGDDLVRDPARLADEAAALSMVGGRRVVRLRDVGDSHTARLKPFFEHPVGEALILVQGGALGPRSSLRLLVEGSPMAAALPCYADEGRGLETLVRDMLAGAKLAAGPDVVEFLSDHLGGDRALTRSEIDKLITYCGAAGRVSLEDAQACVGDTARLELDDLAHAIAEGDAARALRTLERLRREGTNAVAIVRSVMRHFTRLHFVAGQVAEGRSLDQVMPTLKPPVIFSQAARFRTQASRWPAVRLAQALDLLLETEGALKSAGVLETPVMERLVLRLTRGAQTSARSG from the coding sequence ATGAAACTGACCGGGGCCGCCGTTCAGGCCTTTTTGAAAAATCCCGATCCCCAGATCCGGGTTGTTTTGGTCTATGGCCCGGATGAAGGGCTGGTGCGCGAGCGGCTCGACCAGTTGCTGCGCACCGTGGTGGACGATCCTGGCGATCCTTTTCGGGTGTGCGAGCTGGGCGGCGACGATCTGGTGCGCGATCCCGCCCGGCTGGCCGACGAGGCGGCGGCCTTGTCCATGGTCGGGGGGCGGCGGGTGGTGCGGCTGCGCGATGTGGGCGACAGCCACACGGCGCGGCTCAAGCCGTTTTTCGAGCATCCGGTGGGCGAGGCGCTGATCTTGGTGCAAGGCGGGGCGCTGGGGCCGCGCTCGTCGTTGCGGCTGCTGGTCGAGGGCAGCCCGATGGCCGCCGCCCTCCCCTGTTATGCCGACGAGGGCCGCGGCCTGGAAACCCTGGTGCGCGACATGCTGGCCGGGGCCAAGCTGGCGGCGGGGCCCGATGTTGTCGAGTTTCTCTCCGACCATCTGGGCGGCGACCGGGCCCTGACCCGCTCCGAGATTGACAAGCTGATCACCTATTGTGGGGCCGCCGGGCGGGTGAGTCTGGAAGACGCCCAGGCCTGCGTGGGCGATACCGCCCGCCTGGAGTTGGACGACTTGGCCCATGCCATTGCCGAAGGGGATGCGGCGCGGGCCCTGCGCACCTTGGAGCGCCTGCGCCGCGAGGGGACCAACGCCGTGGCCATTGTGCGCAGTGTGATGCGGCATTTCACCCGGCTGCATTTTGTGGCCGGGCAGGTGGCCGAGGGCCGTTCCTTGGATCAGGTGATGCCGACCTTGAAGCCGCCGGTGATTTTCAGTCAGGCGGCCCGCTTTCGCACCCAGGCCAGCCGCTGGCCGGCGGTTCGGCTGGCGCAGGCCTTGGACTTGTTGTTGGAGACCGAGGGGGCGTTGAAGTCGGCCGGGGTCTTGGAGACGCCGGTGATGGAGCGTTTGGTTTTGCGGTTGACGCGGGGGGCGCAAACGTCGGCGCGCTCGGGGTGA
- a CDS encoding LPS assembly lipoprotein LptE gives MGRSITRRRVLVLGALAPLGVASCGFRSMLAERPGAGGTASTPALLGLVYVHRATYGAEGDARLAQAVRNALVNRLGEPSRPAFALTLTVSRSIAGAATTLANRITHETLSGTATFSLQALNQEGAAPPKPLISGSETAWANQDRLDSAYADRMVERDMERRVADGLADQIQRRLAGYFASR, from the coding sequence GTGGGTCGATCCATAACCCGTCGCCGTGTTCTCGTTTTGGGGGCTTTGGCGCCTTTGGGGGTGGCGAGCTGCGGCTTTCGCTCCATGCTGGCCGAGCGGCCGGGGGCCGGGGGCACCGCCTCGACCCCGGCCCTGCTCGGCTTGGTCTATGTGCACCGCGCGACTTATGGGGCCGAGGGGGATGCCCGTTTGGCCCAGGCCGTGCGCAATGCCCTGGTCAATCGCCTGGGGGAACCCTCGCGCCCGGCCTTTGCCCTGACCTTGACGGTGTCACGCAGCATTGCCGGGGCGGCAACCACCCTGGCCAACCGCATCACCCATGAAACCTTGTCGGGGACGGCGACGTTCAGTTTGCAGGCCCTGAATCAGGAGGGGGCCGCGCCGCCCAAACCCCTCATCAGCGGCTCGGAAACCGCCTGGGCCAACCAGGACCGCTTGGACTCCGCCTATGCCGACCGCATGGTGGAGCGCGACATGGAGCGGCGGGTGGCGGACGGCTTGGCCGATCAGATCCAGCGGCGCTTGGCGGGATACTTCGCCTCGCGCTGA